One Misgurnus anguillicaudatus chromosome 19, ASM2758022v2, whole genome shotgun sequence genomic region harbors:
- the wnt9b gene encoding protein Wnt-9b gives MCTGLPRTACPLRLFALCILLSYAAAYFGLTGREPLVFLPGPFSNEPPNGKSHLKQCEQMTLTRRQKRLCRREPGLAETLRESVRLSLLECRYQFRNERWNCSMDGRGSLLKRGFKETAFLLAVSSAALSHALAKACSSGRMERCTCDDSPGLEHREAWQWGVCGDNLKYSTRFLKKFLGQKRVSKDLRAQIDAHNINVGTRAVKSGLKTTCKCHGVSGSCAVRTCWKQLSPFHDTGHLLKYRYDTAVRVHSITNAATGETELAGPRRHSNTGPRPRPTELVFLEESPSFCRPSRYSPGTAGRPCSKDTSCSSLCCGRGYNTALRLTTLSCHCQVRWCCHVECETCVREEEVYTCKKH, from the exons ATGTGCACCGGGCTTCCGAGGACTGCCTGTCCGCTGCGACTTTTTGCCCTCTGCATCCTTCTTTCCTACGCAGCAGCATATTTCGG GCTTACAGGTCGCGAACCTTTGGTCTTTCTGCCTGGTCCGTTTTCCAACGAGCCCCCGAACGGAAAATCGCACCTGAAGCAATGCGAGCAGATGACCTTGACGCGTCGGCAGAAGCGCCTGTGTCGGCGAGAACCGGGGCTGGCGGAGACTCTGAGGGAATCTGTCCGCCTCAGCCTCCTGGAGTGCCGCTATCAGTTCCGCAACGAGCGCTGGAATTGTAGTATGGATGGCCGTGGAAGCCTTTTGAAACGAG GGTTTAAAGAGACGGCATTTCTGCTCGCCGTGTCTTCAGCAGCGCTGTCTCACGCGCTGGCTAAAGCGTGCAGCTCGGGTCGGATGGAGCGCTGCACCTGTGATGACTCTCCGGGTTTGGAGCACCGCGAGGCCTGGCAGTGGGGTGTATGCGGAGACAATCTGAAATACAGCACCAGGTTTCTCAAGAAGTTTCTGGGCCAAAAACGGGTCAGCAAGGACCTGCGCGCTCAGATCGACGCTCACAACATTAACGTCGGCACCCGG GCAGTAAAGAGTGGACTCAAAACCACCTGTAAGTGTCACGGTGTCTCCGGTTCGTGCGCCGTGAGGACGTGCTGGAAGCAGCTCTCTCCGTTTCATGACACAGGCCACCTGCTAAAGTACCGCTACGACACAGCCGTCCGCGTGCACAGCATCACCAATGCCGCCACGGGTGAGACTGAGCTGGCAGGGCCACGGCGTCACAGCAACACGGGCCCTCGCCCGCGACCCACAGAGCTGGTGTTTCTGGAGGAGTCGCCCAGCTTCTGCAGGCCTTCGCGCTATTCACCCGGCACGGCCGGCAGACCCTGTTCCAAGGACACCAGCTGCAGCAGCCTgtgctgtgggcggggctacaacaCAGCCCTACGCCTCACCACCCTCTCCTGCCACTGCCAGGTCCGATGGTGCTGCCATGTCGAGTGTGAAACTTGTGTCAGAGAAGAAGAGGTCTACACCTGCAAGAAACACTGA